One Deinococcus seoulensis DNA window includes the following coding sequences:
- a CDS encoding FKBP-type peptidyl-prolyl cis-trans isomerase, protein MNITQDKVVKLDYKLTVNGEIVDQSEAGEPLEYLHGHHNIIPGLEDALEGKAAGDSLQVTVQPEEGYGPRDEENVEDLSREDFEDDIEVGQTYYAQAEDGSVIPFTVMAVEGDVVKVDFNPPLAGMVLDFDVTVLAVRDATPEELEHGHAHSDGDHDHE, encoded by the coding sequence ATGAATATTACCCAGGACAAGGTTGTCAAACTCGATTACAAACTCACCGTGAACGGCGAAATCGTCGATCAGAGCGAAGCCGGCGAGCCGCTGGAGTACCTGCACGGGCACCACAACATCATCCCCGGTCTGGAAGACGCGCTGGAAGGCAAGGCCGCCGGTGACAGCCTGCAGGTGACGGTGCAGCCCGAGGAGGGCTACGGCCCCCGCGACGAGGAGAACGTCGAGGACCTGTCCCGCGAGGACTTCGAGGACGACATCGAGGTCGGGCAGACGTACTACGCGCAGGCCGAGGACGGCAGCGTCATTCCGTTCACGGTGATGGCCGTGGAGGGCGACGTGGTGAAGGTGGACTTCAACCCGCCCCTGGCCGGCATGGTCCTGGACTTCGACGTGACGGTACTGGCCGTCCGTGACGCCACGCCCGAGGAACTCGAGCACGGTCACGCGCACAGCGACGGGGATCACGACCACGAGTAA